Proteins from one Elusimicrobiales bacterium genomic window:
- the gpmI gene encoding 2,3-bisphosphoglycerate-independent phosphoglycerate mutase, which produces MAKQRVVLIVRDGWGIGAPGKYNAVTTAKTPNVSGWLGKYPYSVLEASGEFVGLPAGFMGSSEVGHLNMGAGRIVVQELKKLMDAAADGSLFSAPAFKACIDNCLKTGGALHLMGLVQDEGVHAHQEHLFAIMRHAAGRGVKNINIHFFADGRDTPPRSALAYVKTVEAKIRETGAGRIATVIGRYYAMDRSEKWELVDRAYDCIALAAGERAATAEEAVTRAYSGKNPDGSPLVDEYVPPTVIGGYSGVKDGDSVVHFNFRQDRAIELTKAFVEDEYPGKRAVKLNVAYCGLTRYYDTFKFSALPPMDEDASMSNLLGEVIGKRGLRQLRLAETQKFKHVTSFFNGKMLRPYPGEDRIEIKGTFDPATYAEHPEMNAPEVCAEAEKQIRSCAYDFVLVNFANCDMVGHTGNFGAAVRAVEIVDDCAGRLVRAALETGAAAIVTADHGNAEEMWDAALDMPKTAHTCNPVECILIRGGAPTRLRPKGILGDIAPTVLELLGIAPPPEMTARTLIAAPCAISG; this is translated from the coding sequence ATGGCGAAACAACGCGTGGTGCTTATCGTGCGCGACGGATGGGGCATAGGCGCCCCCGGAAAATACAATGCCGTTACAACGGCAAAGACGCCCAATGTGTCCGGCTGGCTGGGCAAATATCCGTATTCCGTGCTGGAAGCCTCCGGCGAATTCGTCGGGCTGCCGGCGGGGTTCATGGGATCCTCGGAAGTGGGGCATCTCAACATGGGCGCGGGGCGCATTGTGGTTCAGGAGCTTAAAAAGCTCATGGACGCCGCCGCGGACGGCTCGCTTTTCAGCGCGCCGGCTTTCAAGGCATGTATTGACAACTGCCTCAAGACTGGCGGCGCGCTCCACCTGATGGGGCTGGTGCAGGACGAGGGCGTCCACGCGCATCAGGAGCATCTTTTCGCCATAATGCGCCATGCCGCGGGCAGAGGCGTAAAAAATATCAACATCCATTTTTTCGCGGACGGGAGGGACACTCCTCCCCGCAGCGCGCTGGCTTATGTGAAAACAGTGGAAGCCAAAATACGGGAAACCGGCGCCGGCAGGATAGCCACCGTCATAGGCCGCTATTACGCCATGGACCGCAGCGAGAAATGGGAGCTGGTGGACAGGGCCTATGACTGCATAGCGCTGGCAGCGGGCGAACGCGCCGCAACCGCCGAAGAAGCCGTAACGCGCGCCTATTCCGGCAAAAACCCGGACGGCTCCCCGCTTGTGGACGAATATGTGCCGCCCACCGTCATCGGCGGCTATTCCGGCGTGAAAGACGGCGATTCCGTGGTGCATTTCAATTTCCGGCAGGACCGCGCGATAGAGCTTACCAAAGCCTTCGTGGAGGACGAGTATCCGGGAAAGCGCGCCGTAAAGCTGAATGTGGCTTATTGCGGGCTTACCCGGTATTACGACACCTTCAAATTCAGCGCGCTGCCGCCCATGGACGAGGACGCCTCCATGTCCAATCTGCTGGGAGAGGTTATCGGAAAACGCGGGCTGCGGCAGCTGCGCCTGGCCGAGACGCAGAAGTTCAAGCACGTGACCTCCTTTTTCAACGGCAAGATGCTCAGGCCCTATCCCGGAGAGGACCGCATAGAGATAAAGGGCACATTTGACCCCGCCACCTATGCCGAGCATCCCGAAATGAACGCGCCCGAGGTTTGCGCCGAGGCGGAAAAGCAAATCCGCTCCTGCGCGTATGATTTCGTGCTTGTCAATTTCGCCAACTGCGACATGGTGGGGCATACCGGCAATTTCGGCGCCGCCGTCAGGGCGGTGGAAATTGTGGACGATTGCGCCGGCCGGCTGGTCCGCGCCGCGCTGGAGACAGGGGCCGCCGCCATCGTAACCGCAGACCACGGCAATGCCGAGGAGATGTGGGACGCCGCGCTTGACATGCCCAAAACTGCGCACACCTGCAATCCGGTGGAATGCATTCTCATCCGCGGCGGCGCGCCGACACGGCTGCGCCCGAAGGGCATACTGGGCGACATCGCGCCCACCGTGCTGGAACTGCTGGGCATTGCCCCGCCGCCGGAGATGACGGCAAGGACGCTTATCGCGGCCCCATGCGCTATATCCGGCTGA
- a CDS encoding thioredoxin domain-containing protein yields the protein MKRIYCFYAACLLAAAATGIYVARKYELPPEIQPSRVKGPLDAPIVIDEYTDLQCPACRVGNEEMNRLFSAYGRHIRLTFRHSPLPEHKWAVAAAGAAECAGWQNKFFQYADMLYQNQDEWSKSADEPAQFDAYAVSLGINRDVFSLCMRDPSVRQAVEAEARYAAEHGIDVTPTFIVNGKPVRGARELAQAAAGFEALIRRREGL from the coding sequence ATGAAACGGATTTATTGCTTTTACGCCGCCTGCCTGCTTGCCGCCGCCGCGACGGGAATTTATGTGGCGCGCAAATACGAGCTTCCGCCGGAGATTCAGCCCAGCCGCGTCAAAGGTCCGCTGGACGCGCCGATTGTGATAGACGAGTATACGGATTTGCAATGCCCCGCCTGCCGGGTGGGGAACGAGGAAATGAACAGGCTGTTTTCAGCCTATGGCCGGCATATACGGCTGACTTTCCGCCATAGCCCGCTGCCGGAGCATAAATGGGCCGTGGCCGCGGCTGGCGCGGCGGAATGCGCCGGCTGGCAGAATAAGTTTTTCCAGTATGCGGACATGCTGTATCAAAATCAGGATGAGTGGTCCAAATCCGCGGACGAGCCGGCCCAGTTTGACGCTTACGCCGTCAGCCTGGGCATCAACAGGGATGTATTTTCGCTGTGCATGAGGGACCCTTCGGTCCGGCAGGCGGTGGAGGCGGAGGCTAGGTATGCCGCGGAGCATGGCATAGATGTTACGCCCACTTTTATCGTAAACGGCAAGCCCGTGCGCGGCGCGCGCGAACTGGCCCAGGCCGCGGCGGGTTTCGAAGCTTTGATACGTCGCAGGGAGGGGTTATGA
- a CDS encoding tRNA-dihydrouridine synthase, whose amino-acid sequence MTASKRPSELRIGRVTCSNILSLAPMAGISDSALRLLCLRGGAGLVCAEMVSAVALRFGSRRSGDMLEIGPDGHPCAMQIFGQDEAAVRLAAARAAERGADIVDINAGCPVPKIIKSGAGTALMKDERAFARVVAAAVSAAGGAPVTVKTRVGLEKGAPLSARLARIAEGEGASAVFLHGRYARAAHSGPVDLDAVAAACAAVKIPVIGNGGVSDAEGAAAFLSAGCAGVMIGRAAIGDPFIFACIDAGLRGAQYSAPEYGRLELFIEYLELSARQCGPRAAVLRARKTAGFWIRGLPDCALLRAAFMRAENLEQARCVLQEWRRQKL is encoded by the coding sequence ATGACGGCAAGTAAGCGCCCTTCCGAACTGCGCATAGGGCGGGTAACCTGCTCCAATATTTTGTCGCTGGCGCCCATGGCGGGGATAAGCGATTCCGCGCTGCGTCTGCTCTGCCTGCGCGGCGGCGCGGGGCTGGTGTGCGCGGAGATGGTGTCGGCTGTGGCGCTGCGGTTCGGCAGCCGGCGCTCCGGCGATATGCTGGAAATAGGGCCGGACGGGCATCCCTGCGCGATGCAGATTTTCGGGCAGGACGAGGCGGCGGTGCGCCTTGCCGCGGCCCGGGCCGCCGAACGCGGGGCGGATATTGTGGATATAAACGCGGGGTGCCCGGTTCCCAAAATAATCAAATCCGGCGCGGGCACGGCCCTTATGAAGGACGAGCGCGCCTTTGCCCGCGTGGTCGCGGCGGCGGTGTCCGCCGCGGGGGGCGCGCCGGTAACGGTTAAAACCAGGGTCGGGCTTGAAAAAGGCGCGCCGCTGTCCGCCCGGCTGGCCCGCATAGCCGAAGGCGAGGGGGCCTCCGCCGTTTTCCTGCACGGGCGTTATGCGCGGGCCGCGCATTCCGGTCCTGTTGACCTGGACGCGGTGGCTGCCGCCTGCGCGGCGGTGAAAATACCGGTTATAGGCAACGGCGGCGTGTCGGACGCGGAGGGCGCGGCGGCCTTCCTGTCCGCCGGCTGCGCCGGGGTGATGATAGGCCGCGCCGCGATAGGCGACCCTTTCATTTTCGCGTGCATAGACGCCGGCCTGCGCGGCGCGCAATACTCCGCCCCGGAATACGGCAGGCTGGAACTGTTTATTGAGTATCTGGAACTCAGCGCGCGGCAATGCGGCCCCCGCGCGGCGGTTCTGCGTGCGCGCAAGACGGCGGGTTTCTGGATACGCGGCCTGCCGGATTGCGCCCTTTTGCGCGCCGCCTTCATGCGCGCGGAGAACCTGGAGCAGGCCCGCTGCGTTTTGCAGGAATGGCGGCGGCAAAAATTATAG
- a CDS encoding DUF167 family protein, with protein MRYIRLKVHAGAKTARLERRGPDALEAWVKSPAERGLANAEALNAAARELGIEAKRLRIIKGAHSPAKILGLL; from the coding sequence ATGCGCTATATCCGGCTGAAGGTCCATGCGGGCGCCAAAACCGCCAGGCTGGAGCGGCGCGGCCCCGACGCGCTGGAGGCGTGGGTGAAGTCCCCTGCGGAACGCGGGCTTGCCAACGCAGAGGCACTGAATGCCGCCGCGCGCGAGCTGGGGATAGAAGCCAAAAGGCTGCGCATAATAAAGGGCGCGCATTCCCCGGCGAAAATTCTGGGATTGCTCTGA
- a CDS encoding PD-(D/E)XK nuclease family protein, with translation MFDPGELNYSKVRAYLNCPVSFKYKYIDYRREPFTPLSSLGVSLHKALESRRASAGSLEELLSSYDDCWLTGGYVSAAEQVEYYDKGKALLETFWRRDAERKTLTVCAEQFFEFPYRRWRIKGTIDRIDRHPGGGHEIIDYKTGPELRSDADAAENLQLCIYALGAKNALGIEPASLTIWQLYHDKLATAPYNPSQGEKTLEQFAKAGEGIAANDFSPRHEFCAICGYRHACAKSANTLSPE, from the coding sequence ATGTTTGATCCGGGCGAGCTTAATTATTCCAAAGTCCGGGCATACCTGAACTGCCCCGTCTCGTTCAAGTACAAGTACATTGATTACCGGCGGGAGCCGTTTACCCCGCTGTCCTCGCTGGGGGTGTCGCTGCACAAGGCGCTGGAATCGCGCCGGGCAAGCGCCGGCTCGCTTGAGGAGCTGCTCTCATCCTACGATGACTGCTGGCTTACCGGCGGCTACGTCAGCGCGGCGGAGCAGGTGGAGTATTACGACAAGGGCAAGGCGCTGCTTGAAACCTTCTGGCGGCGCGACGCGGAGCGCAAAACCCTGACCGTCTGCGCCGAGCAGTTTTTTGAATTTCCGTATCGCCGCTGGCGCATAAAAGGCACCATAGACCGCATAGACCGCCACCCCGGCGGCGGCCATGAAATCATAGATTACAAGACGGGCCCTGAACTGCGCTCCGATGCCGACGCCGCCGAAAACCTGCAATTGTGCATATACGCGCTGGGCGCGAAAAACGCGCTGGGCATAGAGCCGGCGTCGCTTACCATATGGCAGTTGTATCACGACAAGCTGGCCACCGCGCCCTACAACCCCTCCCAGGGCGAGAAGACGCTGGAGCAGTTCGCAAAAGCGGGCGAAGGCATCGCCGCAAACGATTTTTCCCCACGCCATGAATTCTGCGCGATATGCGGCTACCGCCACGCCTGCGCGAAAAGCGCAAATACACTCTCCCCGGAATAA
- a CDS encoding MarC family protein, with product MSFVTAVLTLFFVMDPLGNVPLFIAALKDVPYERKRRVIARELLIALGIMYAALLFGGRMLEWMGIDQPSLSIAGGIVLFLISVKMIFPLKEDGFAASPEGEPFIVPLAVPLIVGPSVASMVLIMPLREPDKMLQWVFVIAAAWVLNCAILLSSVRISRFLGERGMIAVTRLMGMLLTTISVQMFMSGIKQFLAR from the coding sequence ATGTCCTTTGTTACCGCCGTGCTGACGCTGTTTTTCGTGATGGACCCGCTGGGCAATGTGCCGCTTTTCATCGCCGCGCTCAAAGACGTGCCTTACGAGCGCAAACGCCGGGTCATCGCGCGCGAGCTGCTGATAGCGCTGGGCATCATGTACGCCGCCCTGCTTTTCGGCGGCAGAATGCTGGAGTGGATGGGCATAGACCAGCCGTCGCTCAGCATAGCCGGCGGCATAGTGCTGTTTCTGATATCGGTGAAGATGATTTTCCCCCTCAAGGAAGACGGCTTCGCCGCCAGCCCGGAGGGGGAACCGTTCATAGTCCCGCTGGCCGTGCCGCTTATAGTGGGGCCTTCCGTGGCCAGCATGGTGCTTATCATGCCGCTGCGCGAGCCCGACAAGATGCTGCAATGGGTGTTTGTGATAGCGGCGGCATGGGTGCTTAACTGCGCGATACTGCTCTCCTCGGTGCGCATAAGCCGTTTTCTGGGCGAGCGCGGCATGATAGCCGTAACCCGCCTGATGGGAATGCTGCTTACCACCATCTCCGTTCAGATGTTCATGTCCGGCATAAAGCAATTCCTGGCGCGGTAA